The Phoenix dactylifera cultivar Barhee BC4 chromosome 9, palm_55x_up_171113_PBpolish2nd_filt_p, whole genome shotgun sequence genome window below encodes:
- the LOC103723880 gene encoding pentatricopeptide repeat-containing protein At5g61990, mitochondrial-like produces the protein MMKTNSPASSILDSIVDSFTRIEGSNSAVFDVLVDTCNKMGMLKEAAVVVLLMKGSCFAPSLRCCNALLKHFFKSAYFKVGDIDSAKRAFFEMKEKGCRPSAVTYNALITGFCRVGALGDAFEFGGADGEERTSCRWFYIWCALINCLCKNCKSKEVRQLLDEMSRLGLKPDIISNNLIRGVCKMAKMDKVHELLRAFLRTGYAEVFQLLDETKRQNMSPNLYAYSMLINWLCCCGELRQAIGLLEEMVARGFEPNVVIYAALIVEACETLDKMTRRNISSDAFCYNSLIMGPCKTGKIEEVMRCFAQMLERGLLPNTFTYGALIHGYCISGDMHEADKYFQEMLSRDVKPNYAIYTNPNDVAKVFSTLHSMLGSGVLPDVQTYSVAIDSLSKRRKMQEAFQIFSVLQGKGLVPDVYTYSSPVFGLCKIGDLEQALRLHDEMCGQGVEPNIVTYNALIDGLCRSGDLESARKLFSIILEKGLVPTGVTYTIMINGNCNAGKISEAFTLYNEMLSRGILPDNFVCNALIGGFCKVGNLERALELFNEMLLKVFATVLAFNTSIDGFCKLGKLQGATQLLQVMLDKDIMPNNITYATLIDGNSKAGKIKEACRLFSKMQERNLMPNAVTYTSLTDGHNRAGNISEASALFREMMDKGLEPDKVTCHVMINTLCKEGNFDEAFKLQDAIPAKSMLLSSAMNIALVMAVADGEIF, from the exons ATGATGAAGACCAATTCCCCGGCTTCCTCCATTTTAGATTCTATAGTCGATAGCTTTACCCGCATTGAAGGATCCAATTCGGCAGTCTTCGACGTGCTGGTTGATACTTGTAACAAGATGGGCATGCTGAAGGAGGCTGCCGTAGTGGTTTTATTGATGAAAGGCAGTTGCTTTGCACCTAGTTTGAGGTGTTGCAATGCACTGCTGAAGCATTTTTTTAAGAG TGCATATTTTAAGGTTGGTGATATTGATTCAGCGAAGAGGGCCTTCtttgagatgaaggagaagGGTTGCAGACCGAGTGCTGTGACATATAATGCATTGATAACTGGGTTTTGTAGAGTTGGAGCTCTCGGCGATGCTTTTGAGTTTGGAGGAGCAGATGGTGAGGAAAGGACCAGTTGCCGATGGTTTTACATATGGTGCGCGCTTATCAATTGCTTGTGCAAGAATTGcaagtccaaggaagtaaggcAATTGTTGGATGAAATGTCTCGGTTGGGTCTAAAGCCTGATATCATCTCT AATAATCTCATTCGCGGAGTGTGTAAAATGGCTAAGATGGATAAGGTGCATGAGCTCTTGAGGGCATTTCTGAGAACAGGATATGCAGAGGTGTTTCAATTGCTTGATGAGACGAAGAGGCAGAACATGTCACCTAATCTGTACGCTTACAGCATGCTGATTAATTGGTTGTGCTGTTGTGGAGAGTTGAGGCAGGCTATTGGTTTGTTGGAGGAAATGGTTGCAAGGGGTTTCGAGCCTAATGTAGTCATTTACGCTGCTCTAATTGTAGAAGCATGTGAGACTTTAGATAAAATGACCAGAAGAAATATTTCCTCTGATGCATTTTGTTACAATTCTCTTATAATGGGTCCATGTAAAACAGGAAAAATTGAAGAGGTAATGAGGTGTTTTGCTCAAATGCTTGAGAGAGGATTGTTGCCTAATACATTCACGTATGGGGCCCTCATTCATGGGTATTGTATTTCTGGGGATATGCATGAGGCAGACAAGTATTTCCAAGAGATGCTTAGTCGAGATGTAAAGCCTAATTATGCCATTTATACAAACCCTAATGATGTTGCAAAGGTCTTCTCCACACTTCACTCCATGTTAGGAAGTGGCGTGCTACCAGATGTGCAAACATATAGTGTTGCTATTGACAGCCTTTCAAAGAGAAGGAAGATGCAAGAGGCTTTCCAAATCTTTTCGGTGCTTCAAGGGAAAGGATTGGTTCCTGATGTGTACACTTATAGTTCACCTGTCTTTGGCCTCTGTAAAATAGGTGACTTAGAACAGGCTTTACGTCTCCATGATGAAATGTGTGGCCAAGGTGTGGAGCCAAATATTGTTACCTATAATGCTTTGATTGATGGGCTTTGCAGGTCAGGTGATTTGGAGAGTGCCAGAAAGCTTTTCAGTATCATCTTGGAGAAGGGTTtggtgccaactggtgtgacaTATACTATAATGATCAATGGCAACTGCAATGCAGGAAAAATCTCTGAAGCATTTACATTATATAATGAAATGCTGTCGAGGGGAATCTTGCCAGATAATTTTGTCTGCAATGCTCTTATTGGTGGATTCTGCAAAGTTGGGAACTTGGAGAGAGCTCTTGAATTGTTTAATGAAATGTTGTTGAAAGTCTTTGCAACTGTGCTTGCTTTTAACACTTCGATTGATGGCTTTTGCAAGCTTGGGAAACTGCAAGGAGCAACTCAATTGCTGCAAGTGATGTTGGACAAAGATATTATGCCCAACAACATAACCTATGCAACCTTGATTGATGGGAACAGCAAGGCAGGAAAGATAAAGGAGGCATGCCGACTATTCTCAAAGATGCAGGAAAGGAATCTCATGCCCAATGCAGTCACTTATACGTCACTTACTGATGGGCACAACAGAGCAGGAAACATTTCCGAAGCATCAGCATTGTTCAGAGAGATGATGGATAAGGGTTTAGAGCCTGACAAGGTAACTTGCCACGTAATGATTAATACATTGTGTAAAGAAGGAAACTTTGATGAGGCCTTCAAGTTGCAGGATGCCATTCCTGCAAAAAGCATGCTGCTGAGCAGTGCCATGAACATTGCACTGGTAATGGCCGTTGCAGATGGGGAAATTTTCTGA